One region of uncultured Methanolobus sp. genomic DNA includes:
- a CDS encoding monomethylamine:corrinoid methyltransferase, with translation MQNIYKYLKYAIEGEKRTEREHDIKVFKKSEELALKYGIEYDPNVFVPDDLEMGDAVFEAGIELLHSVGIFCRSTKRVINIDEEDILKALNTTNPLEIGRLKEKVVVSHRYPMISFPPIIIGGPTGGSVSEQNFLYINLSSVQENVVQGIYSGAMNQFGGEYIQPRSPLEMLAVLKASRHERLATKIAGREGLAILGPSTSTLTTSSLLVSSDELYSSADPQEVYMDDLKVDYETLSKCIYHQEHGNHYISGQVPVFGGACIGSPEGLAIIDVAETLQSKVLAHSSIHASGAVHANTGSSSAKEIIWASNLAALGISRNMNYYTARYYWNAAGICTDMMFYETAAQAIGDTVCGRNMLLGPTGRRGSAPDHSSGLESRFMGEMAQLATQLTLAEANRLVAKIYSRYADRLNAPPEGKPFGKCYNIRSEYDVEPTEEYLSLYRKISYEIMGDIPGEPV, from the coding sequence ATGCAAAACATCTACAAGTACCTCAAATATGCAATTGAGGGAGAAAAGCGTACAGAAAGAGAGCATGACATCAAGGTATTCAAAAAATCAGAGGAACTGGCTCTGAAATACGGCATAGAGTATGATCCAAATGTTTTTGTTCCTGATGACCTTGAAATGGGAGATGCTGTTTTTGAGGCAGGCATCGAGCTTCTGCACTCAGTAGGAATATTCTGCAGAAGCACTAAAAGAGTTATTAACATCGATGAAGAGGATATACTTAAAGCACTCAATACTACAAACCCTCTCGAAATCGGCAGGCTTAAAGAAAAAGTGGTCGTATCACATCGATATCCTATGATATCTTTTCCACCAATAATTATTGGCGGTCCAACCGGAGGAAGTGTCTCTGAACAAAATTTCCTTTATATCAACCTGAGTTCTGTGCAGGAAAACGTCGTGCAGGGAATCTACAGTGGAGCAATGAACCAGTTTGGTGGGGAATACATACAACCCCGAAGCCCCCTTGAGATGCTTGCTGTCCTGAAAGCATCAAGACATGAAAGGCTTGCTACAAAAATAGCAGGGAGGGAGGGACTGGCAATTCTTGGGCCAAGCACCTCCACGCTTACAACATCATCTTTACTCGTTTCATCTGATGAACTTTATTCAAGTGCAGACCCCCAGGAAGTCTACATGGACGATCTCAAGGTAGATTATGAAACTCTCTCAAAGTGCATCTATCATCAGGAACACGGAAATCACTACATATCAGGGCAGGTTCCTGTTTTCGGAGGAGCTTGCATTGGTTCACCCGAAGGACTGGCAATTATTGACGTGGCAGAGACATTACAATCAAAGGTCCTGGCCCATTCAAGCATACACGCGTCCGGTGCAGTACACGCTAATACAGGCTCATCATCTGCAAAGGAGATAATATGGGCATCCAATCTGGCAGCACTTGGTATTTCCAGGAACATGAACTATTATACTGCACGCTACTACTGGAATGCTGCAGGCATTTGTACCGATATGATGTTCTACGAAACAGCTGCACAGGCAATAGGAGACACCGTCTGTGGCAGGAATATGCTGCTTGGCCCAACCGGAAGACGTGGAAGTGCTCCCGACCATTCATCCGGACTGGAATCAAGATTCATGGGAGAGATGGCACAGCTTGCCACACAGTTGACCCTTGCTGAAGCCAACAGACTGGTAGCAAAGATTTATTCCAGATACGCTGACCGTCTCAATGCTCCCCCTGAAGGCAAACCCTTTGGCAAATGTTACAACATCCGTTCCGAGTACGATGTGGAACCCACCGAGGAGTACCTGTCACTCTACAGGAAGATATCGTATGAGATTATGGGTGATATACCAGGGGAACCTGTGTGA
- the mtbA gene encoding methylcobamide:CoM methyltransferase MtbA, whose amino-acid sequence MTEYTPKERLARALTGQSVDRMPAVSVTQTGTVGQMEACGAFWPEANYDAEKMASLAEAGHTVIGFEAVRVPFDITAEAEFFGCEIKDGTQEQQPSVIGPVVKTMEDIENLKGYSLDNGRINVVCDAIKILADKYGGELPIMGSMIGPFSLAQHINGDNWFMEIMTNEEFGLALMEFTTGFSVAYAKKMVENGADTMVIIDPTASPQLIGNEFYEKFVVPFHKTVCDAMRELNVPTVLHVCGDTTLGLGVMETCGVDAISVDQNVDAATAVGNVKNALIVGNLDPVNMLWNQTPETIKEQSQKVLDAGIGLLAPGCGIVSKTPTENLQAMVEMAKSHKY is encoded by the coding sequence ATGACTGAATATACCCCTAAAGAAAGATTAGCACGCGCATTAACAGGCCAGTCTGTTGACCGGATGCCTGCAGTCTCAGTTACCCAGACCGGAACAGTTGGGCAAATGGAAGCCTGTGGAGCTTTCTGGCCTGAGGCAAACTACGACGCTGAAAAGATGGCAAGCCTTGCCGAAGCAGGTCATACTGTAATTGGCTTTGAAGCAGTACGTGTTCCTTTTGACATCACCGCAGAAGCTGAGTTCTTTGGCTGTGAGATCAAAGACGGTACACAGGAACAGCAGCCATCCGTGATTGGTCCTGTTGTAAAGACAATGGAAGATATCGAGAATCTCAAAGGTTACTCTCTTGACAACGGCAGAATTAATGTCGTATGTGATGCAATTAAGATACTTGCAGACAAGTATGGAGGCGAACTTCCTATAATGGGCAGTATGATCGGTCCTTTCTCCCTTGCTCAGCACATCAATGGTGACAACTGGTTTATGGAGATTATGACAAATGAGGAATTTGGTCTTGCACTCATGGAATTCACAACCGGGTTCAGTGTAGCATATGCAAAGAAAATGGTGGAGAACGGTGCCGATACAATGGTCATCATCGACCCAACCGCAAGTCCACAGCTTATCGGCAACGAATTCTACGAGAAGTTTGTAGTACCTTTCCACAAGACGGTCTGTGATGCAATGCGTGAGCTCAATGTCCCAACCGTACTTCACGTATGTGGTGACACAACCCTGGGTCTTGGAGTCATGGAAACATGTGGTGTGGATGCTATCAGTGTTGACCAGAATGTAGATGCTGCAACCGCTGTAGGAAACGTGAAGAACGCTCTCATTGTTGGTAACCTCGACCCTGTAAACATGCTCTGGAACCAGACACCTGAAACTATAAAGGAACAGTCACAGAAGGTACTGGATGCAGGAATCGGTCTCCTTGCACCTGGATGCGGTATTGTGAGCAAGACTCCTACCGAGAACCTTCAGGCAATGGTAGAGATGGCAAAGAGTCACAAGTACTAA
- the twy1 gene encoding 4-demethylwyosine synthase TYW1, whose product MARRRKNKNKDSNDDESGITDFKSLLRKQGYSLAGSHSAVKTCMWLRRSIKDEGECYKSVFYGITSHRCLQMTPTLMCNQKCLHCWRPTEVDVPMPVGWDSPVEIVGSSIESQRKLLSGFGGSAPPERWKEGNDPKHVAISLSGEPTLFPHLHELVDEFRAQDFTTFVVSNGTVPEMIEKINPAQLYMSLDAPDRETYEKVCQPKSPALWDNILKSLEILKSKETRIVIRITLIKGVNMFDPEGYAKLIKIAEPDYIEVKAYMHLGFSRKRLPREAMPQHDEVMDFSEELAQHLGYKVADDVEVSRVVLLSKDGSVSHLV is encoded by the coding sequence ATGGCTCGCAGAAGAAAGAACAAAAATAAAGATTCCAATGATGATGAATCCGGGATCACAGATTTTAAAAGCCTGTTAAGGAAGCAAGGCTACAGTCTTGCAGGCAGTCATAGTGCGGTCAAGACATGCATGTGGCTTCGCAGGTCAATAAAAGACGAAGGCGAATGTTACAAATCAGTATTCTATGGAATCACATCTCATCGCTGCCTTCAGATGACCCCGACTCTTATGTGTAACCAGAAGTGTCTGCACTGCTGGAGACCTACAGAAGTAGACGTTCCAATGCCCGTTGGATGGGACTCTCCAGTGGAAATAGTGGGGTCTTCAATTGAGTCACAGAGAAAACTTTTATCCGGTTTTGGAGGTTCTGCACCCCCTGAACGCTGGAAAGAAGGCAATGATCCAAAGCATGTAGCCATATCTCTCTCAGGAGAGCCTACTCTTTTCCCCCATCTTCATGAACTGGTTGATGAGTTCAGAGCACAGGATTTCACCACTTTTGTTGTAAGCAATGGTACAGTTCCTGAAATGATAGAAAAGATCAATCCTGCCCAGTTATACATGAGCCTTGATGCTCCTGACAGGGAAACCTACGAAAAGGTCTGCCAGCCGAAATCACCTGCACTCTGGGACAATATTCTCAAATCCCTGGAAATACTTAAGAGTAAGGAAACACGGATTGTTATTCGTATAACACTAATAAAAGGCGTCAATATGTTCGACCCGGAAGGTTATGCAAAACTCATTAAAATTGCAGAACCTGATTACATCGAAGTTAAAGCCTATATGCACCTTGGTTTTTCACGTAAGAGACTTCCACGTGAAGCAATGCCTCAACATGATGAAGTAATGGATTTTTCAGAAGAACTGGCACAGCATCTTGGTTACAAAGTAGCTGATGATGTTGAGGTCAGCAGGGTTGTTTTATTGTCAAAAGATGGTTCTGTAAGTCATCTTGTATGA
- the prf1 gene encoding peptide chain release factor aRF-1: MSEQSAHSKYEFKKSLEELRAQKGRGTELISLYIPPTKQISDVTSQLKNEHGQAANIKSKVTRDNVQGALESLLSRLRYVEVPENGIVFFTGAVDIGANKTNMETRIVEPPQPIVTYRYHCDSSFFLEPLEEMLKDAKTYGLLVLDRREATVGLLVGKRIETHRNLTSTVPGKQRKGGQSAHRFQQLRLIAIHDFYKRIGDAASDVFLTVDHKDFEGVLIGGPSPTKEEFESGEFLHHEIQKKVLGLFDVAYTDESGLSEIVNAASDRLSDLDLMVEKKLMQRFFAELVSDSGKAAYGEAQVRENLSIGAVEVLMISEALRAERLTLKCSNGDYEGAITRNFKPGEEDTSNIPCPVCGNNLELLERVDIVDELSELADQMATQVEFISTDFDEGSQLLNAFGGIVAILRFSTGV, translated from the coding sequence ATGTCAGAACAATCTGCTCATTCAAAATATGAATTCAAAAAATCATTAGAGGAGTTACGTGCCCAAAAAGGACGTGGTACTGAACTCATTTCTTTGTATATCCCCCCCACAAAGCAAATATCTGATGTTACATCCCAGCTTAAGAACGAACACGGTCAGGCTGCTAACATCAAATCAAAAGTAACTCGTGATAATGTGCAGGGTGCATTGGAATCCCTGCTTTCAAGACTTAGATATGTAGAAGTTCCTGAAAACGGTATTGTTTTTTTCACAGGTGCTGTGGACATAGGCGCTAACAAGACCAATATGGAAACACGCATAGTCGAACCACCACAGCCAATTGTCACATACAGGTACCATTGCGATTCCTCATTCTTCCTTGAGCCACTTGAGGAAATGCTCAAAGATGCAAAGACATACGGTCTGCTTGTACTTGACAGGAGAGAAGCAACAGTCGGCCTTCTGGTAGGAAAGCGCATAGAAACTCACAGAAACCTGACCTCAACTGTTCCGGGAAAACAGAGAAAAGGAGGTCAGAGTGCTCACAGGTTCCAGCAGCTCAGGCTTATTGCAATCCATGACTTCTACAAACGCATTGGTGACGCTGCAAGTGATGTTTTCCTTACAGTAGATCACAAGGACTTCGAAGGTGTTCTCATCGGTGGTCCCTCTCCGACAAAAGAAGAATTCGAGTCTGGTGAGTTCCTGCACCATGAGATCCAGAAGAAAGTTCTTGGTCTCTTTGATGTTGCATACACTGATGAATCAGGTCTCTCCGAAATTGTAAACGCTGCCAGTGATAGGCTTTCAGATCTGGATCTTATGGTTGAGAAAAAACTTATGCAGCGTTTCTTTGCGGAACTGGTTTCAGATTCAGGAAAAGCTGCATACGGAGAAGCTCAGGTCCGTGAAAACCTGAGTATAGGAGCAGTCGAGGTTCTTATGATATCTGAGGCTCTGAGGGCTGAAAGACTCACTTTAAAATGCTCCAATGGAGATTATGAAGGTGCAATTACCCGTAATTTTAAACCAGGGGAGGAGGATACTTCAAACATACCCTGTCCGGTATGTGGAAATAACTTGGAGCTGCTTGAAAGAGTGGACATCGTGGATGAACTCTCAGAACTTGCCGACCAGATGGCAACACAGGTTGAGTTCATATCAACAGATTTTGATGAAGGTTCCCAGCTCCTGAACGCATTTGGTGGAATAGTAGCAATTCTCAGATTCAGTACCGGTGTCTGA
- the argS gene encoding arginine--tRNA ligase yields the protein MFLEFKKQVEEALNSALGSLGYEVDDLGLEPSQHADIASKVAFRLAAQAKCNPKELADKIVAAIELPEDSMIGDINPVGPYININASRSYIDNTVKAILEEKENFGGNFCEGKILLEHTSANPNGPLHVGHIRNSIIGDTLVRILKKAGYEVETQYYVNDMGRQIAIVSWAFSLFDFDTSKKPDHAIADIYIKANALLNEEPDKVAEIDKRMQLVESGDEETIKSFDEAVEFAVTGIKQTLLKMNVSHDSFPQESGFIRSGAVSRIVEEIKETGRTADDNGALVVDLEDYGFEKTLVIQRSDGTSLYTTRDLAYHEWKGERADRMIDVLGADHKLISGQLKATLNAIGKKEPEIVIFEFVSLPEGSMSTRRGKFISADDLLEQVEEQAYAEVDKRRPEMEDEFKKEVASMVGIGAVRYDIVKVSPEKSTVFNWEEALDFEKQGAPFIQYSHARACNILKKAEEEGKWNPAEEIDPSLLTEDTEVDLIKKMAAFDSIVDVCAKDLKPHTIAIYARELADAFNQFYRFVPVVSAEEDDIRASRLALVNCARIVLANGLDTLGIGAPESM from the coding sequence TTGTTCCTTGAATTTAAAAAACAGGTTGAAGAAGCTCTTAATAGTGCTCTTGGCTCTCTTGGATATGAGGTAGATGACCTTGGGCTTGAGCCTTCACAGCATGCAGATATTGCTTCAAAGGTAGCTTTCAGGCTGGCTGCACAGGCAAAGTGTAATCCAAAGGAGCTTGCTGATAAAATAGTCGCAGCAATTGAATTACCTGAAGATTCCATGATAGGTGATATCAATCCGGTTGGACCTTATATTAACATAAACGCAAGCCGCAGTTACATTGATAATACTGTGAAAGCCATCCTTGAAGAAAAGGAAAACTTCGGTGGCAATTTCTGTGAGGGTAAGATACTTCTTGAGCATACTTCTGCTAACCCTAATGGTCCGCTTCACGTGGGTCATATCCGAAACTCAATTATCGGTGACACGCTTGTCAGGATTCTAAAAAAGGCAGGTTATGAAGTTGAGACCCAGTACTATGTTAATGACATGGGCCGTCAGATAGCTATTGTTTCATGGGCATTCTCACTTTTTGATTTCGATACATCCAAAAAGCCTGACCATGCAATAGCAGATATTTACATCAAGGCAAACGCATTGCTCAATGAAGAACCAGACAAGGTTGCAGAAATTGACAAACGCATGCAGCTTGTGGAAAGCGGTGATGAGGAAACCATCAAGAGCTTTGATGAGGCTGTGGAATTTGCAGTAACAGGTATCAAACAGACTCTCCTGAAAATGAATGTCAGCCACGACAGTTTCCCTCAAGAGTCAGGTTTTATCCGCTCTGGTGCAGTTTCCAGAATTGTTGAGGAAATCAAGGAAACAGGCAGAACTGCGGATGATAACGGTGCTCTTGTAGTAGACCTTGAAGATTATGGCTTCGAAAAGACTCTTGTTATTCAGCGCAGTGACGGAACTTCCCTTTATACAACACGTGACCTTGCATACCATGAGTGGAAAGGTGAGCGTGCTGACAGGATGATCGATGTTCTGGGTGCAGACCACAAACTCATTTCAGGTCAGCTTAAAGCAACTCTTAATGCAATAGGCAAGAAAGAACCTGAAATTGTCATTTTCGAGTTTGTCTCACTTCCTGAAGGTTCCATGAGTACACGCCGCGGAAAGTTCATCTCAGCCGATGACCTGCTTGAGCAGGTAGAAGAACAGGCGTATGCAGAAGTTGATAAACGCAGGCCTGAAATGGAAGATGAGTTCAAAAAGGAAGTTGCCAGCATGGTTGGTATCGGTGCCGTCAGGTACGATATCGTGAAAGTATCACCTGAAAAGTCAACAGTTTTCAACTGGGAAGAAGCACTGGACTTTGAGAAGCAGGGCGCACCTTTCATTCAGTATTCACACGCAAGGGCATGCAATATTCTCAAGAAGGCTGAAGAGGAAGGCAAGTGGAATCCTGCAGAGGAAATTGATCCCTCACTTCTCACCGAGGATACCGAGGTTGACCTTATCAAGAAAATGGCAGCCTTTGACAGCATAGTCGATGTCTGCGCAAAAGATTTGAAGCCACATACAATCGCAATCTATGCCAGGGAACTTGCAGATGCATTCAACCAGTTCTACAGATTCGTACCTGTGGTAAGTGCTGAAGAGGATGATATCAGGGCAAGCAGACTGGCTCTTGTAAACTGTGCAAGGATAGTCCTTGCAAATGGTCTTGATACACTTGGTATCGGTGCACCTGAATCAATGTGA
- a CDS encoding dihydrofolate reductase family protein — protein MHNTVSLDGAINGFDIDLELHYQILSSLNPDATMVGSVTAKTGIEMFIGDIPPEEDSDFLKPSIGSNADNPFCNPYWIIVDTSGTLKGLLHVLRRSEYCKDIILLISEKTPLSYINYLRERNYEYVITGEEYVDYKKALEVCDNRYGIKKIVMDSGSTLCDIMLDEGLIDRISLIIAPVIAGENSETIFGKVAKSGQMLKLLSHEVIKEDFLHVQYKVMKWS, from the coding sequence ATGCATAATACTGTAAGTCTTGATGGAGCAATAAATGGATTTGACATTGATCTGGAATTACATTATCAGATATTAAGTTCATTGAATCCTGATGCAACAATGGTAGGATCTGTTACAGCTAAAACCGGAATTGAGATGTTTATAGGGGACATACCTCCGGAAGAGGATTCAGATTTCCTTAAACCTTCTATAGGATCAAATGCTGATAATCCGTTTTGTAATCCTTACTGGATAATAGTTGACACTTCCGGAACTCTTAAAGGCTTACTGCATGTCTTAAGAAGATCAGAGTACTGCAAAGACATAATATTGCTTATCTCTGAAAAAACACCATTATCATACATTAATTATCTTCGGGAAAGAAATTATGAATATGTTATTACCGGAGAAGAGTATGTAGATTATAAAAAAGCATTGGAGGTCTGTGATAACAGATACGGTATCAAAAAAATCGTCATGGACAGTGGAAGTACCCTTTGTGACATAATGTTGGACGAAGGTTTAATTGATAGAATTAGTTTGATTATAGCTCCTGTTATAGCAGGGGAAAATAGTGAGACTATTTTTGGGAAAGTAGCAAAGTCAGGACAAATGCTCAAGTTGTTAAGTCATGAAGTAATTAAAGAAGATTTCTTACACGTACAGTATAAAGTTATGAAGTGGTCATAG
- a CDS encoding class I SAM-dependent methyltransferase family protein: protein MSLKDDLKGRIPKEELKGLPNRFDIMGDIAVVSVPEELGLYKEDIAYAIMERMQNIKSVLNKVSKLEGNRRIADFEIIAGNSTETIHKEFGFSYKIDLRQSFFNGRLSYERKRVASLVKEWERVLVPFSGVGPFAIPAAASAASLVAMEINSSACKSFTENCRLNKIEDKIHIINADANSIPNLIKTEFDRAIIPTPYGMDHFLETISPLVKDSGFIHFYTFKPKEQIPELIERYEDMRFEVLFHRRCGNVAPGISRWVFDLKKSET, encoded by the coding sequence ATGAGCTTAAAAGATGATTTGAAAGGAAGAATACCTAAAGAGGAACTTAAGGGTTTACCCAATCGCTTCGATATAATGGGAGACATTGCTGTTGTATCAGTCCCGGAAGAACTGGGATTATACAAGGAAGATATAGCCTACGCAATCATGGAAAGGATGCAGAATATCAAAAGCGTGCTGAACAAAGTCTCAAAACTCGAAGGCAACAGAAGAATAGCGGATTTTGAGATTATTGCAGGAAACAGCACTGAAACAATACACAAGGAATTCGGTTTTTCGTATAAAATTGACCTCAGGCAATCTTTTTTCAATGGGAGACTCTCTTATGAGAGAAAACGAGTGGCATCCCTTGTAAAAGAATGGGAAAGAGTTCTTGTGCCTTTCAGCGGAGTAGGACCTTTTGCAATACCTGCTGCTGCATCCGCAGCCAGCCTTGTTGCAATGGAAATTAACAGTTCTGCCTGCAAATCTTTTACAGAAAATTGCAGGCTTAATAAGATTGAAGATAAAATCCATATAATCAATGCTGATGCTAACAGCATACCAAATTTAATAAAAACTGAGTTTGACAGGGCAATAATTCCAACACCCTATGGCATGGATCATTTTCTTGAAACGATTTCTCCACTTGTAAAAGATAGTGGATTTATTCATTTCTACACCTTCAAACCGAAAGAGCAGATTCCAGAACTCATTGAAAGATATGAAGATATGAGATTTGAGGTTCTGTTCCATCGAAGATGTGGTAATGTAGCACCCGGGATAAGTAGATGGGTGTTTGATCTCAAAAAATCAGAAACTTGA
- a CDS encoding DUF427 domain-containing protein, translating into MLKATWNGIVLAESNDTINIEGNPYFPPESVNMEYFRKSDYHTTCPWKGLASYYDIVVDGKVNENAAWYYAEPKEGSPEKVGRDFSNYVAFWNGVKVED; encoded by the coding sequence ATGTTAAAAGCTACATGGAATGGTATTGTTCTAGCCGAAAGCAATGATACGATAAATATCGAAGGAAATCCTTATTTTCCACCGGAATCTGTGAATATGGAATATTTCAGAAAAAGTGATTATCATACAACCTGTCCATGGAAAGGACTTGCAAGTTATTATGATATTGTTGTGGATGGAAAAGTCAATGAGAATGCTGCATGGTACTATGCGGAACCGAAAGAAGGTTCACCTGAAAAAGTAGGCAGGGATTTCAGTAATTATGTTGCATTCTGGAATGGCGTGAAGGTGGAGGATTAA